One region of Lytechinus pictus isolate F3 Inbred chromosome 8, Lp3.0, whole genome shotgun sequence genomic DNA includes:
- the LOC135155083 gene encoding E3 ubiquitin-protein ligase TRIM33-like, with protein sequence MATLEHTVSRGLQCPVCLSLLNDPKQLSCTHTFCQKCIRDILACSLQNNTLTCPLCRIETNVVDGNVANIKTNVPVKSLVDDVRNSKQLCEMCDEQSRAAHFCCDCGKNMCNACLQAHNNWKPHLNHKVVSVEDIREGRVVLKKKVYCQEEVHTSGEYECTDVCTTCKKLICMRCRMLYHEKKGHKVEDLREYDSSFKKSSGLLQGQGKTKVTTVKNHMTCIDNQIKRVHDHIDAENVKLDMLCEEAIKKIKERNATLKKQLEDQREELCKSLDNMKIDDERLVKSIESASELVGNSLKAPLEGDVVAIHDSLSSELKNVLDRDDPKEKVAIGVGDHAEELTFTPSCDPDTLSMGILRFVKCEPECNVKLSKQDSMNGMAATKTGMMAVGSKSGEIEIFSTNGQLKQTVIKAAKIIEVGFLSDGRYVVRDAHNKISLYTLDEEKQGVTFDTLGKSEGGTGGLTVDSNDLIYVSYRNAKKIQVFSPSGGKALREIPCDGYELGQITSYGDSLIVNRFGNQITLIDNKGNLMHKLSSLFENYDCAGVSKDNTILIASVRYEEGLLNIDEYTGELKHIKTLISDYKIEKPKRNWYYIRQFQSGEIAFCTPDRLYIFNLVTSEVTS encoded by the coding sequence ATGGCGACACTTGAGCATACCGTTTCGCGCGGTTTACAGTGTCCAGTTTGTTTGAGTTTGCTAAATGATCCAAAACAACTATCATGTACACATACgttttgtcaaaaatgtatCCGAGATATTCTAGCGTGCTCTTTACAGAATAATACTTTAACTTGTCCATTATGTAGAATCGAAACAAATGTCGTGGATGGAAATGTTGCCAATATTAAAACTAATGTACCTGTTAAGTCACTTGTTGATGATGTCAGGAATAGTAAACAGCTCTGTGAAATGTGTGACGAGCAATCAAGAGCCGCACACTTCTGTTGCGATTGTGGTAAGAACATGTGTAACGCTTGTCTGCAAGCTCACAACAACTGGAAACCACATCTTAATCACAAAGTAGTGAGCGTTGAAGACATAAGAGAGGGTAGGGTAGTCTTAAAGAAAAAGGTTTACTGTCAAGAAGAAGTACACACTTCAGGGGAGTATGAATGCACTGATGTGTGCACGACATGTAAGAAACTCATTTGTATGAGATGTCGCATGCTCTACCACGAGAAAAAGGGCCACAAAGTGGAAGATTTAAGAGAGTACGATTCGTCTTTCAAGAAGAGCTCTGGATTACTTCAGGGTCAAGGAAAGACAAAAGTTACAACAGTGAAGAATCATATGACGTGTATTGATAATCAAATCAAACGTGTCCATGATCACATTGATGCGGAAAATGTGAAGCTTGACATGCTTTGTGAAGAAgctatcaagaaaataaaagagaggaATGCTACCTTGAAAAAGCAACTAGAAGATCAGAGAGAAGAATTATGCAAGAGTTTAGATAATATGAAAATTGATGATGAGAGGTTGGTCAAAAGTATTGAGAGTGCGAGTGAATTGGTGGGTAATAGTTTAAAGGCCCCACTAGAAGGAGATGTTGTAGCTATTCATGATTCATTGTCTAGTGAATTAAAGAATGTACTAGATAGGGATGATCCAAAAGAAAAGGTTGCTATTGGTGTAGGTGATCATGCAGAGGAACTGACGTTTACACCAAGCTGCGATCCTGATACATTATCAATGGGGATACTGAGGTTTGTGAAATGTGAGCCGGAGTGCAATGTAAAACTCTCAAAGCAAGATAGTATGAATGGCATGGCGGCTACAAAGACTGGTATGATGGCGGTTGGATCTAAATCtggagaaattgaaatattttccaCTAATGGTCAGCTAAAACAGACAGTCATTAAAGCTGCAAAAATAATTGAGGTAGGATTCCTCTCTGATGGTCGTTATGTTGTACGTGATGCACATAATAAGATATCACTTTATACTTTAGATGAAGAGAAGCAGGGTGTAACATTCGATACTCTAGGTAAGAGTGAAGGTGGGACAGGTGGTCTCACTGTAGACAGCAATGATCTGATCTATGTTAGCTACAGGAATGCTAAGAAGATCCAAGTATTTTCACCATCCGGTGGGAAGGCTCTCAGGGAGATACCATGCGACGGGTATGAACTTGGACAAATCACAAGTTATGGCGATTCGTTGATCGTTAATCGGTTTGGAAATCAGATAACACTTATTGATAACAAGGGTAATCTCATGCATAAATTATCAAGCCTTTTCGAAAATTACGACTGTGCTGGTGTGAGTAAAGACAATACAATCCTGATTGCCTCTGTAAGATACGAGGAAGGTCTGCTTAATATCGATGAGTATACCGGTGAGCTGAAACACATCAAGACTCTCATCTCTGATTACAAGATTGAGAAACCGAAAAGAAACTGGTATTACATTCGCCAGTTCCAGTCAGGGGAGATAGCTTTCTGTACACCGGACAGGCTCTACATATTTAATCTCGTTACGAGTGAAGTTACCTCGTAA
- the LOC135154884 gene encoding uncharacterized protein LOC135154884 yields the protein MATLEHTVSQNLKCPVCFDLLTDPKQLSCTHTFCKKCIRDILAFSLLENILSCPICRNTTTVANGDVANLKTNIPVKSLVDGVRNSKQLCDTCDKQSRAAHFCCDCGKNMCNACLQDHNNWNPNLKHKVVSVEDIRGGRVVLEKKLYCREKIHRTEKYECTDVCTTCKKLICTRCRMLYHTPEKGHCVKDAGEYTASIKNRVETLQSRGKTKTKTVKNHMTCIDHQIKRVNCHIDGEKAKNNRICEEAINKITERNATLNKQLDDQKEKIVRSLYNMKIDNQRLVKSIESASELLSNSLKGQIEGDAAAICDSLSFELNNVLDRDNPKKMVAIDVGDHAEELTFTPSCDTDTLSIGELRFVKCKPKCNAALSKKDAMNGIAATNNSMVAVGYSEGGIYIFSPHCQLQEAVIKDVWIVDLGCLSDGCYAVRDRYNKMSLYTSYEERQDVTFDTLGKSEGGTGGLAVDSNDLIYVSYRKAKKIQVFSPSGGKAMRVIPCDGYEPKQITSYGDSLIVKQDDTQIARINKKGVIMYQLLRKPLEIRLFAAVSKDNTILISSVRFEEGLLNIDEYTGELKHIRSLISDYKIEKPERHWYYLQQFQSGEIAFCTPDRLYVFNLVTSKVTS from the coding sequence ATGGCGACACTTGAGCACACCGTTTCGCAAAATCTAAAGTGTCCGGTTTGTTTTGATTTGCTTACTGATCCAAAACAACTGTCATGTACACATAcgttttgtaaaaaatgtatTCGAGATATTCTGGCGTTCTCTttacttgaaaatattttgtcgTGTCCAATATGTAGAAATACTACAACTGTCGCGAATGGCGATGTTGCAAACCTTAAAACTAACATTCCTGTTAAGTCACTTGTTGACGGCGTCAGGAATAGTAAACAGCTCTGTGACACGTGTGACAAGCAATCAAGAGCCGCACACTTCTGTTGCGATTGTGGTAAGAATATGTGTAACGCATGTCTGCAAGATCATAACAACTGGAACCCTAATCTTAAACACAAAGTAGTGAGTGTTGAGGACATCAGAGGGGGAAGGGTCGTCTTAGAGAAGAAGTTATATTGTCGGGAAAAGATACATAGAACTGAGAAGTATGAATGCACTGATGTATGCACGACATGTAAGAAGCTCATTTGTACGAGATGTCGTATGCTCTACCACACTCCGGAGAAAGGCCATTGTGTTAAAGATGCCGGGGAGTACACCGCCTCCATCAAAAATAGAGTTGAGACCCTACAGTCACGTGGTAAAACTAAAACTAAAACAGTCAAGAATCACATGACTTGTATTGATCATCAAATCAAACGCGTCAACTGTCACATTGATGGGGAAAAGGCAAAAAACAACAGGATTTGCGAAGAAGCTATCAATAAAATAACAGAGAGGAATGCTACCTTGAACAAGCAACTCGATgatcagaaagaaaaaatagttAGGAGtttatataatatgaaaattgatAATCAAAGGTTAGTTAAGAGTATTGAGAGTGCGAGTGAATTGTTGAGTAATAGTTTGAAAGGCCAAATAGAAGGAGATGCTGCAGCAATTTGTgattcattgtcatttgaattgaataatgtATTAGATAGGGATAATCCAAAGAAGATGGTTGCTATTGATGTCGGCGATCATGCAGAGGAACTGACGTTTACACCAAGCTGCGATACTGATACATTATCAATTGGGGAACTGAGGTTTGTGAAATGTAAGCCGAAATGCAATGCAGCACTCTCAAAGAAGGACGCTATGAATGGCATAGCTGCTACCAATAATAGTATGGTAGCAGTTGGTTATAGCGAGGGGGGAATCTATATCTTCTCTCCTCATTGTCAGCTTCAGGAGGCAGTGATCAAAGACGTATGGATCGTGGACCTAGGATGCCTCTCTGATGGTTGTTATGCTGTACGCGATAGATATAACAAGATGTCACTGTACACATCATATGAAGAGAGACAGGATGTGACATTCGATACTCTTGGTAAGAGTGAAGGTGGAACAGGTGGTCTCGCCGTTGACAGCAATGATCTGATCTATGTTAGCTACAGGAAAGCTAAGAAGATCCAGGTATTCTCACCATCAGGTGGCAAGGCTATGAGGGTGATACCATGCGATGGGTATGAACCAAAGCAAATCACAAGTTATGGTGATTCATTGATCGTTAAGCAGGATGACACTCAGATAGCACGTATTAATAAAAAGGGTGTTATAATGTATCAATTATTACGTAAACCTCTGGAAATACGCCTCTTTGCCGCTGTGAGTAAGGACAATACAATCCTGATTTCCTCTGTAAGATTCGAGGAAGGTCTGCTCAATATCGATGAGTATACCGGTGAGCTCAAACACATTAGGAGTCTTATATCTGATTACAAGATTGAGAAACCTGAGAGACATTGGTATTACCTTCAACAGTTTCAATCAGGAGAGATAGCTTTCTGTACACCTGATAGGCTCTATGTATTCAACCTAGTTACTAGTAAAGTTACCTCgtaa